The Micropterus dolomieu isolate WLL.071019.BEF.003 ecotype Adirondacks linkage group LG20, ASM2129224v1, whole genome shotgun sequence genome has a segment encoding these proteins:
- the LOC123958565 gene encoding 28S ribosomal protein S11, mitochondrial-like, which produces MYKLNCILVSSVSNVCRQLVASLNANGSSLCGSSGLQRALCTSAIRLQDTAASTTDSGKTSRDFSHFPPLLGQDSSLRWGGKKFEELPIAHIKATYNKLFRFG; this is translated from the exons atgtaTAAATTAAATTGTATACTAGTTAGTTCTGTGAGTAACGTTTGTCGACAGCTGGTTGCCTCCCTAAATGCAAATGGAAGCTCTCT ATGTGGCAGCAGTGGGCTGCAGCGAGCGTTATGTACCAGTGCTATCAGACTTCAGGACACAGCAGCATCCACCACAGACTCTGGGAAGACCTCCAGAGACTTCAG CCATTTTCCTCCACTGCTTGGTCAGGACAGTTCACTGAGATGGGGTGGAAAGAAGTTTGAGGAGCTACCGATCGCGCACATTAAAGCCACATACAACAA ATTATTTAGGTTCGGTTAG
- the mrpl46 gene encoding 39S ribosomal protein L46, mitochondrial → MAAPCRRMASRSLLQLLSGFSRTAVGNTGFRHLSSTSVSRASLQTKSVTERATSPWTLMAAVCLQRLPVISADLSPMEQQFRQMMHQMELEKSLLSDHELRLLEDAERMSRKQADNYDSDEEDDRGDQEIMLAQDLEDSWEQKLKSFQPAPRVKADVDKDLTSLERCLADSLVLLAEQQVGGEKLWLLPQTQWQEGETLRQTAERALASLPAAGFKATFLGNAPCGVYKYKLPKAVRTESSVGTKVFFFKAILSDSAPPAAPNAPFLWVKKSEMQRYLKPAYMMKVDRFILGV, encoded by the exons ATGGCTGCGCCCTGTAGAAGGATGGCGAGTCGGTCTCTCCTACAGCTTCTTTCTGGTTTTAGCAGGACAGCGGTCGGGAACACGGGGTTTCGTCATTTGTCCAGCACTTCTGTTTCTCGAGCGTCTTTGCAGACCAAAAGTGTAACGGAAAGAGCGACTTCTCCGTGGACTCTCATGGCAGCGGTGTGTCTGCAAAGGCTTCCGGTCATATCAGCGGACCTCAGCCCGATGGAGCAGCAGTTCAGACAGATGATGCACCAG ATGGAGCTGGAGAAAAGCTTGCTGTCGGACCACGAGCTGCGACTGCTGGAGGACGCTGAGAGAATGAGTCGTAAGCAGGCGGACAACTATGACTCGGACGAAGAGGACGACCGCGGCGACCAGGAGATCATGTTGGCTCAGGACCTGGAAGACTCCTGGGAGCAGAAGCTGAAGAGCTTCCAGCCAGCGCcaagggtcaaag CTGATGTAGATAAGGACTTGACCTCTTTGGAGCGCTGCCTGGCCGACTCGCTGGTTCTTCTGGCCGAGCAGCAGGTCGGCGGCGAGAAGCTGTGGCTGCTGCCTCAGACTCAGTGGCAGGAAGGAGAAACGCTGCGACAGACGGCCGAGAGAGCCCTCGCTTCCCTGCCAG CGGCTGGTTTCAAGGCGACTTTCCTTGGCAACGCCCCATGCGGAGTGTACAAGTACAAACTGCCCAAAGCAGTTCGGACGGAGAGCTCAGTCGGGacaaaggtgttttttttcaaagccaTTCTGTCAGACAGCGCCCCCCCCGCGGCCCCAAACGCTCCTTTTCTGTGGGTGAAGAAAAGCGAAATGCAGCGCTACCTGAAACCAGCATACATGATGAAGGTCGACCGCTTCATCCTCGGCGTGTGA